The proteins below are encoded in one region of Gopherus flavomarginatus isolate rGopFla2 chromosome 12, rGopFla2.mat.asm, whole genome shotgun sequence:
- the LOC127032484 gene encoding olfactory receptor 11A1-like, with amino-acid sequence MANPEQGNQTVLTEFILLGFGNLPELQILLFFLFLIIYIVTVAGNVLIIVLVVADQQLHTPMYFFLGNLSCLETCYTSTILPRMMASFLPGDRTISISGCLTQYYFFVFLAVAECYLLAVMSYDRYLAICKPLHYAVLMNGRSCLQLAVGTWISSSLAADITIFLMQQLTFCGPNEIDHFFCDFIPVIKLSCSDTRMIELVTTMLAPICILLPFLLTLATYVCIIITILQMPSTTGWQKAFSTCSSHLIMVSIFYGTIMIVYMLPKTDTLRDLNKVFSLLYTVVTPMVNPLIYSLRNREVKEALGKVVTKLSAVKRIQTVLP; translated from the coding sequence ATGGCAAACCCAGAGCAGGGAAATCAAACAGTTCTCACAGAATTCATCCTGCTAGGATTTGGGAATCTCCCAGAGCTAcaaattcttctcttcttcctgtttCTCATCATCTACATTGTGACCGTGGCTGGGAACGTCCTCATCATTGTgctagttgtggctgatcagcaacttcacactcccatgtacttcttcctggggaacttgtcctgcttggagacctgctacacctccaccatcctgcccaggatgATGGCCAGTTTCCTGCCTGGGGACAGAACTATTTCCATTAGCGGCTGTCTCACACaatattatttctttgttttcctggcAGTTGCAGAGTGCTATCTCCTGGCAGTGATGTCctatgatcggtatttagcgatatgcaaaccactgcactatgCTGTCCTTATGAATGGCAGgtcctgcctccagctagcagtTGGCACTTGGATAAGTAGTTCTTTGGCTGCTGACATAACAATATTTTTAATGCAACAATTGACTTTCTGCGGCcccaatgaaattgaccatttcttctgtgacttcATCCCAGTAAtaaaactctcctgcagtgaTACACGTATGATTGAGCTTGTCACTACCATGCTAGCTCCTATATGCATTCTCCTGCCATTTTTATTAACGCTGGCAACATACGTCTGTATCATCATCACCATCCTGCAAATGCCTTCCACCACCGGGTGGCAAAAAgctttttccacctgctcctctcacctcatcatGGTGTCAATTTTCTATGGGACCATAATGATTGTCTACATGCTACCAAAAACTGATACATTGAGAGACCTGAACAAAGTGTTCTCCCTCTTATACACAGTCGTGACTCCCATGGTCAACCCCCTCAtatacagcctgaggaacagagaggtcAAAGAGGCCCTGGGAAAAGTTGTCACTAAACTCTCTGCTGTCAAAAGGATTCAGACCGTCCTGCCATAG